In a genomic window of Nocardiopsis mwathae:
- a CDS encoding DMT family transporter: MTWAVIIAVVGALAIAAGAALQERAAVSAPFGISQLRLFRHLMRSRRWVLGLGLTGLGIGAHMLALVHAPLILVQPIQTTGLLFAVMLAAFFGKRRLTSAQIGGCLAVTVGLVALITALPMHAGNPVLTPTETALMPLVCVGGMLMCVLVARFGGASTRAWTFALAGGIGFAVTSALARFIGVGMLDNPMAAMRPLTVIAVVIGLCGGMIVQNAYRTGHFTLAYATLMISDPLSAAILGVVFFGEQLPADPLHSAIAIIGAVVCAAGVITLSRATHAKGRATGGAAVDTSSPGPPPATGPQATVTAVVIDTEPAGTPVAEEDTPPRPSAAGTAA, from the coding sequence ATGACGTGGGCAGTGATCATCGCCGTCGTGGGAGCGCTGGCCATCGCGGCCGGCGCGGCGCTTCAGGAGCGGGCGGCGGTGAGCGCGCCCTTCGGCATCAGCCAGCTCCGGTTGTTCCGGCACCTCATGCGCAGCCGCCGCTGGGTCCTCGGGCTGGGACTCACCGGCCTGGGAATCGGCGCCCACATGCTGGCTCTGGTCCACGCTCCGCTCATTCTCGTCCAGCCGATCCAGACCACCGGTCTGCTGTTCGCGGTCATGCTGGCGGCCTTCTTCGGCAAGCGCCGCCTGACCTCCGCGCAGATCGGCGGCTGTCTCGCGGTGACCGTCGGGCTGGTCGCGCTCATCACGGCGCTGCCCATGCACGCCGGGAACCCCGTGCTCACCCCGACCGAGACCGCGCTGATGCCGCTGGTCTGCGTCGGCGGGATGCTGATGTGCGTGCTCGTGGCGCGCTTCGGCGGCGCCAGCACCCGGGCGTGGACGTTCGCGCTGGCCGGAGGCATCGGATTCGCCGTCACCTCGGCTCTCGCCCGCTTCATCGGCGTGGGCATGCTGGACAACCCCATGGCGGCGATGCGCCCGCTCACCGTCATCGCCGTGGTCATCGGCCTGTGCGGCGGCATGATCGTGCAGAACGCCTACCGCACCGGCCATTTCACGCTCGCCTACGCCACCCTGATGATCAGCGACCCGCTGTCCGCCGCCATCCTGGGTGTGGTGTTCTTCGGCGAGCAGCTGCCCGCCGACCCCCTGCACTCGGCCATCGCGATCATCGGCGCCGTCGTCTGCGCGGCCGGGGTCATCACCCTCTCCCGCGCCACCCATGCCAAGGGCCGTGCCACCGGCGGGGCGGCGGTGGACACCTCGTCTCCCGGCCCTCCTCCGGCCACCGGACCGCAGGCGACCGTGACCGCCGTGGTCATCGACACCGAACCCGCGGGCACTCCGGTGGCGGAAGAGGACACCCCGCCGCGGCCGTCGGCGGCCGGCACCGCGGCCTGA